A genomic segment from Epinephelus fuscoguttatus linkage group LG17, E.fuscoguttatus.final_Chr_v1 encodes:
- the clic1 gene encoding chloride intracellular channel protein 1 — protein sequence MSDANQPKVELFVKAGSDGQSIGNCPFSQRLFMVLWLKGVTFDVTTVDMKRKPDILKDLAPGAQPPFLLYGSEVKTDTNKIEEFLEENLCPPKYPRLAARNPESNTAGMDVFSKFSAYVKNSNPQTNENLEKGLLKALKKLDDYLGSPLPDEIDENSADEVTSSSRPFLDGQELTLADCNLLPKLHIVKVVCLKYRNFSIPQSLTNLWRYLNAAYAREEFSSTCPIDSEIHIAYSSVAKALK from the exons ATGAGCGACGCGAATCAGCCCAAAGTTGAACTTTTCGTGAAG GCGGGGAGTGATGGCCAGAGCATCGGCAACTGTCCGTTCTCCCAGCGTCTCTTCATGGTGCTGTGGCTGAAAGGAGTCACCTTCGACGTCACCACAGTGGACATGAAGAG GAAGCCAGACATCTTGAAGGATCTGGCCCCGGGTGCCCAGCCTCCCTTCCTGTTGTACGGCAGCGAGGTGAAAACGGACACCAACAAGATTGAGGAGTTCCTGGAGGAAAATCTCTGCCCTCCGAA GTATCCCCGTCTGGCCGCTCGTAACCCAGAGTCCAACACAGCTGGCATGGATGTTTTCTCTAAATTCTCCGCCTACGTCAAGAACTCAAACCCTCAGACCAATGAAA ATCTAGAGAAAGGCCTGCTGAAGGCTCTGAAGAAGCTGGACGACTACCTTGGCTCTCCACTTCCTGATGAGATCGACGAGAATAGCGCCGATGAGGTCACTTCCTCGTCCCGCCCCTTCCTGGACGGCCAGGAGCTTACTCTGGCTGACTGCAACTTGCTGCCTAAGCTCCACATCGTGAAG GTGGTGTGTTTAAAATACCGAAACTTCAGCATCCCTCAGTCTCTGACAAACCTCTGGAGGTACCTGAACGCAGCGTACGCAAGGGAGGAGTTTTCCTCCACCTGCCCAATCGACAGTGAGATCCACATCGCCTACTCCTCTGTAGCTAAAGCTCTCAAGTAG
- the LOC125904493 gene encoding prostate stem cell antigen-like isoform X2 — protein MSPSQLGIVLLCCLPLAAISPMDCFKFPQECPAGQRCLSSTATGRRGALQVTMYEKSCAVPSQCGVSGQKYASGLYFNYTNICCDTDLCNGAGSFAALSWEGAALCLLPALSLLLA, from the exons ATGTCTCCTTCACAACTTGGGATTGTCCTCCTGTGTTGTCTACCTTTGGCAG CCATCTCTCCTATGGACTGCTTTAAGTTTCCTCAGGAGTGTCCAGCTGGACAGCGCTGCCTGTCCAGTACTGCAACAGGGAGACGGG GCGCTCTACAAGTGACGATGTACGAGAAGAGCTGTGCCGTACCGTCCCAGTGTGGTGTGAGTGGACAGAAATACGCCTCAGGGCTCTACTTCAATTACACCAACATCTGCTGTGACACAGACCTGTGTAACGGGGCTGGGTCCTTTGCTGCCCTCAGCTGGGAAGGAGCAGCTCTCTGCCTGCTGCCTGcgctctctctgctgctggccTGA
- the LOC125904493 gene encoding prostate stem cell antigen-like isoform X1, which translates to MSPSQLGIVLLCCLPLAACLRCYTCLFPAISPMDCFKFPQECPAGQRCLSSTATGRRGALQVTMYEKSCAVPSQCGVSGQKYASGLYFNYTNICCDTDLCNGAGSFAALSWEGAALCLLPALSLLLA; encoded by the exons ATGTCTCCTTCACAACTTGGGATTGTCCTCCTGTGTTGTCTACCTTTGGCAG CATGTTTGCGCTGTTACACCTGTTTGTTTCCAGCCATCTCTCCTATGGACTGCTTTAAGTTTCCTCAGGAGTGTCCAGCTGGACAGCGCTGCCTGTCCAGTACTGCAACAGGGAGACGGG GCGCTCTACAAGTGACGATGTACGAGAAGAGCTGTGCCGTACCGTCCCAGTGTGGTGTGAGTGGACAGAAATACGCCTCAGGGCTCTACTTCAATTACACCAACATCTGCTGTGACACAGACCTGTGTAACGGGGCTGGGTCCTTTGCTGCCCTCAGCTGGGAAGGAGCAGCTCTCTGCCTGCTGCCTGcgctctctctgctgctggccTGA